TCATCGTCGACACTCCCGGCATGCACCGGCCACGGACCCTGCTCGGGGAGCGGCTGGACGACCTGGTGCGCAGCGTCTGGTCCGACGTCGACGTCGTCGGGTTCTGCATCCCGGCCGACGAGCGGGTCGGTCCCGGCGACCGGCGGATCGCCGCCGAGCTGGCCGAACGGGCCGGCTCGACCCCGGTGATCGGCATCGTCACCAAGATCGACAAAGTGTCCCGGGAACGGCTGGCCGAGCAGCTGTTGGGCGCCTCCGAGCTGGCCGGGTTCGCCGACATCGTGCCGGTCAGCGCGGTCTCCGGCGAGGGCACCGACACCCTGACCGATCTGCTGGTGGCGCGGCTGCCGGAGGGTCCGATGCTCTATCCGGACGCCGAATCCACCGATGAACCGATCGAGACCCGAATTGCCGAACTGGTGCGGGAAGCCGCGCTGGACGGGGTCCGTGACGAATTACCGCATTCGCTCGCGGCGATGGTCACCGAAATGCTGCCGCCCGATCCGGACGCGGCCAAGCAGGTCACCAAGGTGTACGTGACGCTCTTCGTCGAGCGGTCGTCGCAAAAGCCGATCGTGCTGGGTCCCAAGGGTTCTCGGCTCGGCGCGGTGGGTCGGCGGGCCCGCCTGCAGATCGAGGAACTGCTCGGTACCCGGGTGTATCTGGATCTGCACGTGGCCGTGGCCAAGGACTGGCAGCGCGATCCCAAGCAACTGCGCAAACTCGGTTTCGACGGCTGATCGGCGACACCCGGGCCGGCGCGGGCTAAATGCCGGGCCGGGGCGCAACGAATGTGTCATCATCCCGGGTATGGGCAGGCATGCCAGGGGGAATATGCGGTCGCGGGTGACCAAGACTGCGGGTATCGGGGTGGCGGCGGCGCTCGTCGTCGCGGCGGGGTTGTGGTGGGCGGCGGCATCGTCACCACCGTCCGAATCGAGCGTCACCGGGTCGGCCGTGGTCGTCTCGTCGTTGGCCTGTCGCAACGGGGACGAGGGCACGGTGGTCGACCTGCGCGACCCGGTCGGTCAACCCGCCGGCACCACCCGGCGGGCCATTCTGGATTCCTGCGGTCATCAGCCCGGCGAGGTGATCGCGGTCGCCTACTCCGCCGCCGACCCCAGCCGGCTCGTCGTCGCCGCCACCGACCCGGACGCCGGCACCGGCCGCCGGCTGATGCCGCTGGCCATCGTGCTGGCCGGGCTGCTGGCCCTGGTCGCGGTCGTCGTGGTGGTCCGGGACGGCCGCCGGGTGACCCGCCCGGCGGTGCCGGCCCATCCGGTCGCGCACGGCCGGCACGCCCGTCCGGACGAGGACGAACCCGCGCCCCCGGTGGCGGAACCGGCGTGGCCGGTCCTCGAGCTGCGGCCGGCCGAGATCGACCTGCTGTTCCCGGATCGGGACCGGTTGGCCGTCAGCCTGCACGACGAACTGTTCACGCACCGGAGTCCGGCCCAGGTGTGACCGGCCCCGCGGCCGCGGCGGCTACTGTGGCCCGGTGCCCTCCGTCGCGGCCCGAGCCGCCCGCCCCACGGCCCGCCGAACCGGCCGACCGCGGACACCGAAGTTGCCCCGCGCGGACTACCCGGTCGACCGCTTCGTCCTGGACAACGGACTGCGCGTGCTGTTCGCCCCGGATCGGGGCGCCGGCGTGGTCGGCGTGTCCGTGCACTACGACGTGGGCTTTCGCTCCGAACCCGAGGGCCGCACCGGCTTTGCCCACCTGTTCGAGCACCTGATGTTCCAGGGCAGCGAGTCGCTGCCCAAGCTGGAACACTTCCGGCTGGTCCAGTCCTCCGGCGGGGTGTTCAACGGATCCACCCACACCGACTACACCGACTACTTCGAGGTGGTGCCGGCCGGCGCGTTGGAACGGGCCCTGTTCCTGGAGGCCGACCGGATGCGGGCCCCGCTGATCACCGCGGAGAACCTGGCCAACCAGGTCGACGTGGTCAGCGAGGAGATCCGGCTCAACGTCCTCAACCGGCCCTACGGCGGGTTCCCCTGGGTGCAGCTGCCGGCCGTGCTGTTCAGCTCGTTCGCCAACGCGCACAACGGGTACGGCGATTTCGTCGACCTGAATGCGGCCACCGTGGCCGACTGCGCCGAGTTCTTCGACACCTACTACACGCCGGCCAACGCGGTGCTCACGGTGTGCGGTGATTTCGACCCGGAGCAGGCCCAGGAATGGGTGCGGCGGCATTTCGACGACATCCCGTTCCGCCCGGCGCCGGTCCGCCCGTCGTTCGACGAACCGGCCCCCGCGCAGGTGCTGCGCGGCGATCACCTCGACCCGCTGGCGCCCGCCCCGGCCCTGGCGGTGGGGTGGCGGATGCCCGATCCGGTCGCCGATCTGCCCGGGTACCTGGCGTTCATCGCGCTGTCCGGGATCCTGTCCGACGGCGAGTCCTCCCGCCTGCAGTCCACCGTGGTGGCCGACCAGAACCTGGCCACCGACCTGTGGGCCTCGCCCGGGCTGCTCGGCGGTCCGCTGGACTCCCGGGATCCGGACGTGTTCGTGCTGGGGGCGATCCACCCGCTCGACGTGAGCGCCGACGCCGTCATCGAGGCCAGTGCCGAGCAGATCGCCGCGGTGGCCGCCGACGGCCCCGAGCCGGCCGAGCTGCAGCAGGCGCTGGCCCGGTTCGCGTCCTCGCTCTACCGGGAGAACGACAGCATCACCAGCCGGATCCGCTCGCTCGGCTCGCTGGAACTGCTGCACGGCCGGGCCGAGTTGCTCGGCGAGCTGCCCGACCTGCTCTCGGCGCTCACCGCGGACGACATCGCCGCCGCGGCCGCCGCTCTGGACCCCGATCGCTGCGCGGTGCTGCGGATCCTGCCCGATCCGGCCGGAGCGGGGGAGCAGGCATGACCAGCCGAACCGCCGAGGAGATCGGCCGCACCGCCACCGGTCCGCGTCCGGTGCCGGCGCTGGTGCCCGGCGCCCGGGGCAAGGTTCCGACCGTGGGCCGGGCCGTCCTGGACAACGGGCTGACCGTGCTCGCCGTGCGCAAGCCGCGCAGCCCGCTGGTCGAGGTCCGGCTGAGGGTGCCGCTGGCCGGGCCGAGCCGGGTGCACGCCGCGCGGGCCGAGCTGCTGGCCGCGACGCTGCTGCTGGGCACCGAGCAGCGGGACCGCCGGCAGGTGGACGCCGACCTGGCCGTCGTCGGCGGGCATCTGGACGCCTCCGTCGACCCGCAACGGCTGCTGATCACCGGGTCGGTGCTGGCCTCCGGCCTGCCCCGGCTGCTGGAGGTGCTGGCCGACAGCCTGACCGGCGCCGCCTACCGCAAGGACGACGTGCTGGGCGAACGGGCCCGGCTGGTCGAGCATCTGGCCATCGCCGCCGCCCAGCCAGCCTCGGTGGCGCACCGGCTGCTGCAGGACCGGCGCTTCGGCGACCACCCGGCCGCCTGGGACATCCCGGACGCCGAACTGGTCGCGGCGGTCGGTCCGGCGGCGGTCCGTGGCCTGCACGCCCGCGCGGTGGTGCCCCGCGGCGCCACCCTGACGTTGGTCGGCGACCTGAGCCCGAGCCGCACTCTGGCCACCGCCGCGCAGGCCCTGGACGGATGGGCGTCGGAGCGGTCCGTGCGCACCCTGACCCCGCCGCCGGCCATCGTCGGCGACCGGGTGCTGGCCGTGCACCGGCCCGGTGCCGTGCAGTCGCAGGTGCGGCTGTCCGGCCCGGCCGTGACCCGGTCGGATCCGGCGTATCCGGCGCACCAGCTGGCCAACCTGGTCTACGGCGGCTACTTCTCCTCCCGGCTGGTGGAGAACCTGCGCGAGGACAAGGGTTTCACCTACCACGCGCGGTCCTCGCTGGAGTTCTGGCCGGAGCGGGCGGCGGTCAGCGTCAGCTTCGACACCACCACCGACGCGACCGCCCCGGCCCTGTTGGAAGCCCAGTACGAGCTGGGCCGGCTCAGCCTGCAGCCGCCGACCGAGCAGGAGGTCGAGTCGGCCCGCAACTACGCGCTGGGCACGCTGGCCACCTCGCTGGCCACCCAGGCGGGCCTGGCGTCGATGCTGTCCATGCTGGCCGGCTCCGGGCTGGACGAGAACTGGTTGCGGGAACACCCGGTTCGGCTGGCTGCGACCACGGTCGACGAGGTCGCCCGGGCGGCCGCCGGCATGCTCGCGCCGGCCGCGTTCACCGGAGTCGTCTTGGGCGACCTGGACGCCGTGGCGCCCGGGTTGCGTGGGCTGGGCACGGTGATCGTGCCGTGAAGCTGCAGATGGACACCCCGACCCTGTCCCGGGGCGCCGCCGACCGGTCCGAGGACGTCCGCGACCCCGACCGGGTCCGCGCCGCCTGGCCATCCGCGCGCGTGCTCGTGCTCGACGACGCCGGCCGGACCCGGTGGGACGGCACCGGTCTGCACCTGCTGCCGGCGGCGTCGGTGGCCGACGAGCCGCCGGTGCACGGGGTGCTGCTCGGCGTGGTCGACGGCGTCGATCACTGGGCCGTGCGCGGCCCGGTGGCCGCGGCCGACCCCGACGCCGACGGTGCTGCCGACGGGGCCGCGCGGGCCGGGCTCGCCGGATTGCGGGAGATCGGCGCGCTGCTCTCGGATGCCGAGGCCGGCCTGTTCACCGCGGCCACCGCGCTGCTCACCTGGCACGCGGCCGCCCCCTTCTGCCCGCGCTGCGGGTTGGGCAGCACGCCGCGGCTGACCGGCTGGTCCCGGGTCTGCCCGAACCAGCACGAGGACTTCCCCCGCACCGACCCGGCCGTCATCGTGCTCGTGCACGACGGCGCCGACTCGATCGTGCTGGCCCGGCAACCGATCTGGCCGCCCGGCCGGGTCTCGGTGCTGGCCGGTTTCGTCGAGGCCGGCGAGTCCCTGGAGGCGGCCGTCGTCCGCGAGATCTACGAAGAGGTCGGACTGCGGGTCCGCGACGTGCAGTACCTGGGCTCCCAGCCCTGGCCGTTCCCACGCTCGTTGATGGTCGGCTTCGCCGCCCGGGCCGAGCGGGCCGACGAGCTCAAGCCGCGGGTGGGGGAGATCGAGTCGGCCCGCTGGGTCGACCGGGACACCGTGC
This genomic window from Nakamurella multipartita DSM 44233 contains:
- the era gene encoding GTPase Era codes for the protein MSTATPDGYRSGFACFVGRPNAGKSTLLNALVGEKVAITSDKPQTTRRAVRGILTRPDAQLVIVDTPGMHRPRTLLGERLDDLVRSVWSDVDVVGFCIPADERVGPGDRRIAAELAERAGSTPVIGIVTKIDKVSRERLAEQLLGASELAGFADIVPVSAVSGEGTDTLTDLLVARLPEGPMLYPDAESTDEPIETRIAELVREAALDGVRDELPHSLAAMVTEMLPPDPDAAKQVTKVYVTLFVERSSQKPIVLGPKGSRLGAVGRRARLQIEELLGTRVYLDLHVAVAKDWQRDPKQLRKLGFDG
- a CDS encoding DUF3592 domain-containing protein; this translates as MTKTAGIGVAAALVVAAGLWWAAASSPPSESSVTGSAVVVSSLACRNGDEGTVVDLRDPVGQPAGTTRRAILDSCGHQPGEVIAVAYSAADPSRLVVAATDPDAGTGRRLMPLAIVLAGLLALVAVVVVVRDGRRVTRPAVPAHPVAHGRHARPDEDEPAPPVAEPAWPVLELRPAEIDLLFPDRDRLAVSLHDELFTHRSPAQV
- a CDS encoding M16 family metallopeptidase, with the translated sequence MPRADYPVDRFVLDNGLRVLFAPDRGAGVVGVSVHYDVGFRSEPEGRTGFAHLFEHLMFQGSESLPKLEHFRLVQSSGGVFNGSTHTDYTDYFEVVPAGALERALFLEADRMRAPLITAENLANQVDVVSEEIRLNVLNRPYGGFPWVQLPAVLFSSFANAHNGYGDFVDLNAATVADCAEFFDTYYTPANAVLTVCGDFDPEQAQEWVRRHFDDIPFRPAPVRPSFDEPAPAQVLRGDHLDPLAPAPALAVGWRMPDPVADLPGYLAFIALSGILSDGESSRLQSTVVADQNLATDLWASPGLLGGPLDSRDPDVFVLGAIHPLDVSADAVIEASAEQIAAVAADGPEPAELQQALARFASSLYRENDSITSRIRSLGSLELLHGRAELLGELPDLLSALTADDIAAAAAALDPDRCAVLRILPDPAGAGEQA
- a CDS encoding M16 family metallopeptidase, yielding MTSRTAEEIGRTATGPRPVPALVPGARGKVPTVGRAVLDNGLTVLAVRKPRSPLVEVRLRVPLAGPSRVHAARAELLAATLLLGTEQRDRRQVDADLAVVGGHLDASVDPQRLLITGSVLASGLPRLLEVLADSLTGAAYRKDDVLGERARLVEHLAIAAAQPASVAHRLLQDRRFGDHPAAWDIPDAELVAAVGPAAVRGLHARAVVPRGATLTLVGDLSPSRTLATAAQALDGWASERSVRTLTPPPAIVGDRVLAVHRPGAVQSQVRLSGPAVTRSDPAYPAHQLANLVYGGYFSSRLVENLREDKGFTYHARSSLEFWPERAAVSVSFDTTTDATAPALLEAQYELGRLSLQPPTEQEVESARNYALGTLATSLATQAGLASMLSMLAGSGLDENWLREHPVRLAATTVDEVARAAAGMLAPAAFTGVVLGDLDAVAPGLRGLGTVIVP
- the nudC gene encoding NAD(+) diphosphatase, translating into MKLQMDTPTLSRGAADRSEDVRDPDRVRAAWPSARVLVLDDAGRTRWDGTGLHLLPAASVADEPPVHGVLLGVVDGVDHWAVRGPVAAADPDADGAADGAARAGLAGLREIGALLSDAEAGLFTAATALLTWHAAAPFCPRCGLGSTPRLTGWSRVCPNQHEDFPRTDPAVIVLVHDGADSIVLARQPIWPPGRVSVLAGFVEAGESLEAAVVREIYEEVGLRVRDVQYLGSQPWPFPRSLMVGFAARAERADELKPRVGEIESARWVDRDTVRQLIATDEDNWLSPVGNPTPTLSPQERDNAAPVDAGTAFAAVLPGPVSIARRMIDAWAAVD